Proteins encoded by one window of Azospirillum brasilense:
- a CDS encoding ABC transporter ATP-binding protein translates to MLSVRNLSTPVLKPATFRLEAGECVAVQGKSGSGKSVLLRALADLDPSTGEVSLNGDRREDMPAPLWRRRVTYVAAESGWWEDRVGAHFAQPDRAAALAGALGLPGEVMDWPVARLSTGERQRLALVRALVQGPEVLLLDEPTGPLDAEATERVEALLRGELARGAGVLIVTHAPEQAVRLARRHLHVADGVVADGVMSEG, encoded by the coding sequence ATGCTGAGCGTCCGCAACCTGTCCACCCCGGTGTTGAAGCCCGCCACCTTCCGGCTGGAGGCCGGCGAGTGCGTCGCCGTTCAGGGGAAATCCGGATCGGGGAAGTCCGTGCTTCTGCGCGCCCTGGCCGACCTCGACCCGTCGACCGGCGAGGTCTCCTTGAACGGCGATCGTCGCGAGGACATGCCCGCGCCGCTCTGGCGCCGCCGGGTGACCTACGTCGCCGCCGAGTCGGGCTGGTGGGAGGACCGGGTGGGCGCCCACTTCGCCCAGCCGGACCGCGCCGCCGCGCTCGCCGGGGCGCTGGGCCTGCCGGGCGAGGTGATGGACTGGCCGGTCGCCCGCCTGTCCACGGGGGAGCGGCAGAGGCTGGCGCTGGTCCGTGCGCTGGTCCAGGGGCCGGAGGTGCTCCTGCTCGACGAGCCGACCGGCCCGCTGGACGCCGAGGCGACGGAGCGGGTGGAGGCTCTGCTGCGCGGCGAGCTGGCCCGCGGGGCCGGGGTGCTGATCGTCACCCACGCGCCGGAACAGGCCGTCCGTCTGGCCCGGCGGCATCTGCACGTCGCGGACGGCGTGGTGGCAGATGGCGTGATGTCGGAGGGGTAG
- a CDS encoding chemotaxis protein CheB, whose translation MEPEDNDQPITDAPTPTDEAEDTVSVYGPYPEGRDRVCCIVGIGASAGGLEALQRFFDNVPGESDLAYVVVQHLSPVHKSLMVDLLAKHTAMSVVQAADGMAVERNTVYLLPPAKHLSIEDGRLILTAKDTAGGMSLPIDIFFTALAKDQGPRALGVVLSGTGSDGTRGLLAIKAAGGFAAAQDPESAQFDGMPRSAIATGQVDAVKTADQLPGCLIEHARRVLSRNLPAPARQQDRDNDPLAQIVAAIRSVTGVDFSHYKLATLLRRIERRMHTAGLDSMSDYAALLRRNSAETVSLYKEMLIGVTRFFRDEGAFASLADKVIPTLLAKRSTTDMVRVWVCGCATGEEAYSIAILFAEAQERMGRSFDVKIFATDIDQDSIEIASLGEYPRSIAEDVSHERLSRYFIARGDHYLVSRDIRRMVVFAAHNIMRDPPFTKIDLVSCRNLLIYMDSPLQRKVLSLFQYALRQSGFLFLGTSETLGDLSAEFHVLDSRNKLFQSLRTGSHRLSRLLVPTVAAPVHRHGDETLSQAQEEGAAIDEAISTLMRAYVPPSLLVNEQMNIMHVFGEASAILKVPPGEATLNALKLLPSSVSMVVGTALTRAFRSGEEFALSNIPVKDREGLPAVSLRVKPFVARKTGRRFALIVLDPSAPALALPDSDFDFDTDTAERIRGLEQELVSRGENLQATIEELETANEELQATNEELLASNEELQSTNEELQSVNEELYSVNAEYQAKVEELTEVTNDLDNLLRSTEIGTVFLDAGMVIRRFTPAAARFINIIPRDVGRSISHLSTNIDYPDFLKDIERVFHDHNPVERHVPVRGDRWIQTRILPYLTEKNQVAGVVVTFVDVTAAKAAEHQLQTVLDSLPEHVAVIDSEGAITMVNHAWRTFGEKNGAPALDRCGPGTNYLDVCNAEEGTEGEDIARAVNDGLRRILSGDIEQFTIEYPCHSDEEERWFMMHACRLAGLSGGAVVSHIDITNRKLMELRASGRLNGQRRQGVPTVKEPVAKDPVAKEPVAKAPATKEPATKDPAAGDAA comes from the coding sequence GTGGAACCAGAAGACAACGATCAGCCCATCACCGACGCCCCCACGCCAACCGACGAGGCTGAGGACACGGTTTCCGTCTATGGCCCCTATCCGGAGGGCCGGGATCGGGTCTGCTGCATCGTCGGCATCGGCGCGTCGGCCGGCGGGCTGGAGGCGCTCCAGCGCTTCTTCGACAATGTGCCGGGGGAGAGCGACCTCGCCTATGTGGTGGTCCAGCATCTGTCGCCGGTCCACAAGAGCCTGATGGTCGATCTGCTGGCCAAGCACACCGCCATGTCGGTGGTGCAGGCCGCCGACGGCATGGCGGTCGAGCGCAACACCGTTTATCTGCTGCCCCCCGCCAAGCACCTGTCGATCGAGGACGGGCGGCTGATCCTGACCGCCAAGGACACCGCCGGGGGCATGAGCCTGCCCATCGACATCTTCTTCACCGCTCTCGCCAAGGACCAGGGGCCGCGGGCGCTGGGCGTGGTGCTGTCCGGCACCGGATCGGACGGCACACGCGGCCTGCTGGCCATCAAGGCCGCGGGCGGCTTCGCCGCGGCGCAGGACCCCGAATCGGCGCAGTTCGACGGCATGCCGCGCAGCGCGATCGCCACCGGGCAGGTGGACGCCGTGAAGACGGCGGACCAGCTGCCGGGCTGTCTGATCGAACACGCCCGCCGGGTGCTGTCGCGCAACCTGCCCGCCCCGGCCCGACAGCAGGACCGCGACAACGATCCCCTGGCGCAGATCGTGGCGGCCATCCGCTCGGTCACCGGAGTCGACTTCTCGCATTACAAGCTGGCGACCCTGCTGCGCCGGATCGAACGGCGGATGCACACCGCCGGCCTCGACTCGATGAGCGATTACGCCGCCCTGCTCCGCCGCAACAGCGCCGAGACGGTCAGCCTCTACAAGGAGATGCTGATCGGCGTCACCCGATTCTTCCGCGACGAGGGCGCCTTCGCCTCGCTGGCCGACAAGGTGATCCCCACGCTGCTGGCCAAGCGCAGCACCACCGACATGGTGCGGGTGTGGGTCTGCGGCTGCGCGACCGGCGAGGAGGCCTATTCCATCGCCATCCTGTTCGCCGAGGCGCAGGAACGGATGGGGAGGTCCTTCGACGTCAAGATCTTCGCCACTGACATCGACCAGGACAGCATCGAGATCGCCAGCCTGGGCGAATACCCGCGCTCCATCGCGGAGGACGTGTCGCACGAGCGGCTGAGCCGCTACTTCATCGCCCGCGGCGACCATTATCTGGTGTCGCGCGACATCCGCCGCATGGTGGTCTTCGCCGCCCACAACATCATGCGCGATCCGCCCTTCACCAAGATCGATCTGGTGAGCTGCCGGAACCTGCTGATCTACATGGACTCGCCGCTCCAGCGGAAGGTGCTCAGCCTGTTCCAGTACGCGCTGCGGCAGAGCGGCTTCCTGTTCCTCGGCACCAGCGAGACGCTGGGCGACCTGTCGGCGGAGTTCCACGTCCTGGACAGCCGGAACAAGCTGTTCCAGAGCCTGCGCACCGGATCGCACCGGCTGTCGCGGCTGCTCGTCCCCACGGTCGCCGCCCCGGTGCACCGCCACGGCGACGAGACCTTGTCGCAGGCGCAGGAGGAAGGGGCCGCCATCGACGAGGCGATCTCGACCCTGATGCGGGCCTATGTGCCGCCCAGCCTGCTGGTCAACGAGCAGATGAACATCATGCACGTGTTCGGCGAGGCGTCGGCGATCCTGAAGGTGCCGCCGGGCGAGGCCACGCTGAACGCGCTGAAATTGCTGCCCTCCTCGGTCTCCATGGTCGTTGGGACCGCGCTGACGCGGGCCTTCCGCTCCGGCGAGGAGTTCGCCCTGTCCAACATCCCGGTGAAGGACCGCGAGGGGCTTCCCGCCGTCAGCCTGCGCGTGAAGCCCTTCGTCGCCCGCAAGACCGGCCGGCGCTTCGCGCTGATCGTGCTCGACCCCAGCGCCCCGGCGCTGGCCCTGCCGGACAGCGACTTCGACTTCGACACCGACACCGCGGAGCGCATCCGCGGGCTGGAGCAGGAGCTTGTGTCGCGCGGCGAGAACCTCCAGGCCACCATCGAGGAACTGGAGACCGCCAACGAGGAGCTGCAGGCGACCAACGAGGAGCTTCTCGCCTCCAACGAGGAATTGCAGAGCACCAACGAGGAGCTGCAGTCCGTCAATGAGGAGCTGTATTCCGTCAACGCCGAGTATCAGGCGAAGGTGGAGGAGCTGACGGAGGTCACCAACGACCTGGACAACCTGCTGCGCTCGACCGAGATCGGCACGGTCTTCCTGGACGCCGGCATGGTGATCCGGCGCTTCACCCCGGCGGCGGCGCGCTTCATCAACATCATCCCGCGCGACGTCGGGCGGTCGATCTCGCACCTGTCCACCAACATCGACTATCCGGATTTCCTCAAGGACATCGAGCGGGTGTTCCATGACCACAACCCGGTGGAACGCCATGTCCCGGTGCGCGGAGACCGCTGGATCCAGACGCGCATCCTTCCCTACCTGACCGAGAAGAACCAGGTGGCCGGGGTGGTCGTCACCTTCGTGGACGTCACCGCCGCCAAGGCGGCGGAGCACCAGCTCCAGACGGTGCTGGACAGCCTGCCGGAGCATGTGGCGGTCATCGATTCCGAAGGCGCCATCACCATGGTCAATCACGCCTGGCGCACGTTTGGCGAGAAGAACGGCGCCCCGGCGCTGGACCGCTGCGGACCGGGAACCAATTATCTGGATGTCTGCAACGCCGAGGAAGGAACCGAAGGCGAAGACATCGCCCGTGCCGTGAACGACGGGCTGCGCCGGATCCTGTCCGGCGACATCGAGCAGTTCACCATCGAATACCCTTGTCATTCGGACGAGGAGGAGCGCTGGTTCATGATGCACGCCTGCCGTCTGGCCGGATTGTCAGGGGGAGCGGTGGTCAGCCACATCGACATCACCAACCGCAAACTGATGGAACTGCGGGCAAGCGGACGGTTGAACGGCCAACGCAGGCAGGGCGTCCCTACCGTCAAGGAACCGGTGGCCAAGGACCCGGTGGCCAAGGAACCGGTGGCCAAGGCCCCGGCGACTAAGGAACCGGCGACTAAGGACCCGGCGGCCGGAGACGCGGCGTGA
- a CDS encoding ABC transporter permease, with product MLVSLHYTDLAVAGLLLLVNGGLSMALDLGLARPLLVAALRMVVQLSLVGLVLTRLFALESPWLTLGAALVMLLFAGQETMARQERRLSGWWSYGIGTGAMGTAAGIVLLLGLSTAVRPDPWWDARYAIPMLGMVLGNAMSGVGLALHTLTATAARERAAIEAQLALGRTRWTALRPILRHALRTALMPTINSMAAMGVVALPGMMTGQILSGVDPGEAVKYQILIMFLISGATGLGVLAASLATVRRLSDRRHRLRLDRLVRRR from the coding sequence ATGCTGGTGTCCCTGCATTACACCGACCTCGCCGTGGCCGGGCTGCTCCTGCTGGTCAACGGCGGCCTGTCCATGGCGCTGGATCTGGGGCTGGCGCGGCCGCTGCTGGTGGCGGCGCTGCGGATGGTGGTCCAACTGTCGCTGGTCGGGCTGGTGCTGACCCGGCTGTTCGCCCTGGAGTCGCCCTGGCTGACCCTGGGGGCGGCGCTGGTCATGCTGCTGTTCGCCGGTCAGGAGACGATGGCCCGGCAGGAGCGGCGGCTTTCCGGCTGGTGGTCCTACGGCATCGGCACCGGGGCCATGGGAACGGCGGCGGGGATCGTCCTGCTGCTGGGCCTGTCCACCGCGGTGCGGCCCGACCCCTGGTGGGACGCGCGCTACGCCATTCCGATGCTGGGCATGGTGCTGGGCAACGCGATGAGCGGGGTCGGGCTGGCCCTCCACACGCTGACCGCGACGGCGGCGCGGGAGCGGGCGGCCATCGAGGCGCAGCTCGCGCTCGGCCGCACCCGCTGGACGGCGCTGCGGCCCATCCTGCGCCACGCGCTGCGCACCGCGCTGATGCCGACGATCAACAGCATGGCGGCCATGGGGGTGGTGGCCCTGCCCGGCATGATGACCGGCCAGATCCTCTCCGGCGTCGATCCGGGGGAGGCGGTGAAGTATCAGATCCTGATCATGTTCCTGATCTCGGGCGCGACCGGGCTGGGCGTGCTGGCGGCGTCGCTGGCGACGGTGCGGCGGCTCAGCGACCGGCGGCACCGGTTGCGGCTCGATCGGCTGGTGCGGCGGCGGTGA
- a CDS encoding MDR family MFS transporter — protein sequence MTDASNDHAVFTHREIMRVFSGVALAMLMAAMDQTIVATALPTMAHDLGSLENLPWVVTAYLLASTSTTPIYGKLSDLYGRKRVLQVAIFLFLVGSVLCALAQSMGQLILFRGIQGLGGGGLMALAFTIIGDVVAPRERGRYQGYIGGIFALSSVAGPLLGGVFTERLSWHWIFLINLPLGAAALLMTSRALDRLPAGRAKPTIDYLGAALLMGTVTSLLFVVSRAGVALPWTSPTILGLCVLGLAMLGVFLWHERRVDEPILPLHLFREPVVAVANPVVAVSAMVLFAGIVYLPLRSQLVAGTSATTSGFLLLPMVLGMVLGAGGGGRLISKSGRYKVFPLAGLALAAVMYLTLGLSPTVSESGLWSTLILVPLGIGLGLVMPVMTVAVQNAVDRRDLGAATASVGFFRSLGGSVGVAVFGAVFAADVEARLNAAGLPGISGREVMERGPSALANLAPAARSTAQSVFEHGFSTLFLLAAGLAVVSFALTLFLKELPLRSAADAAKAGAEVA from the coding sequence ATGACCGACGCCTCCAACGACCACGCCGTCTTCACCCACCGCGAGATCATGCGGGTGTTCAGCGGGGTGGCGCTCGCCATGCTGATGGCGGCGATGGACCAGACCATCGTCGCGACGGCCCTGCCGACCATGGCCCACGATCTGGGAAGCCTGGAAAACCTGCCCTGGGTGGTCACCGCCTATCTGCTGGCCTCGACCTCCACCACCCCGATCTACGGCAAGCTGAGCGACCTCTACGGGCGCAAGCGCGTGCTCCAGGTGGCGATCTTCCTGTTCCTGGTCGGGTCGGTGCTGTGCGCGCTGGCGCAGAGCATGGGGCAGCTCATCCTGTTCCGCGGCATCCAGGGGCTGGGCGGCGGCGGTCTGATGGCGCTGGCCTTCACCATCATCGGCGATGTGGTGGCTCCGCGCGAGCGCGGGCGCTACCAGGGCTACATCGGCGGCATCTTCGCCCTGTCCAGCGTGGCCGGGCCGCTGCTGGGCGGCGTCTTCACGGAACGGCTGAGCTGGCACTGGATCTTCCTCATCAATCTGCCGCTGGGGGCGGCGGCGCTGCTGATGACCAGCCGGGCGCTCGACCGCCTGCCGGCGGGGCGGGCGAAGCCGACCATCGACTATCTGGGGGCGGCGCTGCTGATGGGCACGGTGACCTCGCTGCTGTTCGTGGTGTCGCGCGCCGGCGTCGCCCTGCCCTGGACCTCCCCGACGATCCTCGGCCTGTGCGTCCTGGGCCTCGCCATGCTCGGGGTCTTCCTGTGGCACGAGCGGCGGGTGGATGAGCCGATCCTGCCGCTGCACCTGTTCCGCGAGCCGGTGGTGGCGGTCGCCAACCCGGTGGTGGCGGTGTCGGCCATGGTGCTGTTCGCCGGCATCGTCTATCTGCCGCTGCGCTCGCAGCTCGTCGCCGGGACCAGCGCCACGACGTCGGGCTTCCTGCTGCTGCCGATGGTGCTGGGCATGGTGCTGGGCGCGGGCGGCGGCGGGCGGCTGATCTCCAAGTCCGGCCGCTACAAGGTCTTCCCGCTGGCCGGTCTGGCGCTGGCGGCGGTGATGTATCTGACGCTCGGTCTGTCGCCGACGGTGTCGGAGAGCGGGCTGTGGTCCACGCTGATCCTGGTGCCGCTGGGCATCGGGCTGGGTCTGGTCATGCCGGTGATGACGGTCGCCGTGCAGAACGCAGTGGACCGCCGCGACCTGGGTGCGGCCACGGCCTCGGTCGGCTTCTTCCGCTCGCTCGGCGGGTCGGTCGGGGTGGCGGTGTTCGGCGCGGTCTTCGCCGCCGACGTCGAGGCCCGGCTGAACGCCGCCGGCCTGCCCGGCATCAGCGGGCGCGAGGTGATGGAGCGCGGCCCGTCCGCCCTGGCCAATCTGGCCCCCGCCGCCCGCTCCACCGCCCAGTCGGTGTTCGAGCACGGCTTCTCGACGCTGTTCCTGCTGGCCGCCGGGCTGGCGGTGGTGTCCTTCGCGCTGACCCTGTTCCTGAAGGAGCTTCCCCTGCGCTCCGCCGCCGACGCCGCCAAGGCCGGGGCGGAGGTGGCCTGA
- a CDS encoding PAS domain S-box protein produces the protein MNGFRNERLRKRAEQALNSGGFEGAEVSATTLKEVLHELYVHQAELEIQNEELRTAQQALEASRIQYLQLFQSVPLACFTVNAAGIICEANVAAERQFGLPLRRLKGRPLTLMVESLDHGRLFTALTRLRDSGQWTRQEYAFVGAHSAIDGLTDARVVELEAGPDGVDKGDVLLTITDVTERNAWVSELQDARDEAERTRAAYHHILQAVADGICGLDARGAVTFVNAAAQSMTGFGASELVGRSFAALIGGDAEEEGRRALTLSLADGLVRQVTDGRLRRQGGEDFVAELTVSPILQNGAITGAVVAFRDVTARRGAEQALAESERRHRTLVQSLSEGLVMRSGDGTVMVANAMAERLMAGPAGVLLDPLARPFESRKPGDRAGRAGRRRFIGADGARLTGLPPAAKAVDSGKPVVEQIVGIAEGDEAAAPTRWLRVSSHPVPGADGRPEAVVSSVTDISAIKSMERDLNVALDAKERFMAAASHDLRQPAQALTLLSGLLLKEPIPEDARRIATQLRDTVASLGGLLDCLLDISKLEAGLVTPHSAPVEVGSIMERLHGEFRAVAASSGLTLRTVPVRLGACTDGGLLERVLRNLLTNAIRYTKQGRVLFGARRRGGALRFEVWDTGIGIPETQLDRIFQDFYQIGNVARDRREGLGMGLSIARRLVHMLGGTIEVTSTPGKGSCFAVTLPQAAILDQRHCGDSPDDVASGSGEADGDASVLLVEDDAVIRMALALMLEGWGYRVTEAGSVAEALELVDGALAPDLVLTDYRLPDGDTGLMLMDTLRRRFGPDLPGVLLTGDTSSDRLREAAGAQCALLHKPIQPDDLRRTVRASLEHRDVETEAT, from the coding sequence GTGAACGGCTTCCGCAACGAACGGCTTCGCAAGCGCGCGGAACAGGCTCTCAACTCGGGCGGCTTCGAAGGGGCGGAGGTCTCGGCGACCACGCTCAAGGAGGTCCTGCACGAGCTGTACGTGCATCAGGCCGAGCTGGAAATCCAGAACGAGGAGCTGCGCACCGCCCAGCAGGCGCTGGAAGCCTCGCGCATCCAGTATCTCCAACTCTTCCAGTCGGTGCCGCTGGCCTGCTTCACCGTCAACGCCGCCGGCATCATCTGCGAGGCCAACGTCGCCGCGGAGCGGCAGTTCGGCCTGCCGCTCCGCCGCCTGAAGGGCCGCCCGCTGACCCTGATGGTCGAGTCGCTGGACCATGGCCGCCTGTTCACGGCGCTGACCCGGCTGCGCGACTCCGGGCAATGGACTCGCCAGGAATACGCTTTCGTCGGCGCCCACAGCGCCATCGACGGGCTGACCGACGCCCGGGTCGTCGAGTTGGAGGCCGGGCCGGACGGAGTCGACAAGGGCGACGTCCTGCTGACCATCACCGACGTTACGGAACGCAACGCCTGGGTCAGCGAGCTTCAGGACGCCCGCGACGAGGCGGAACGGACCCGCGCCGCCTACCACCACATCCTGCAGGCGGTGGCCGACGGCATCTGCGGCCTGGACGCGCGCGGCGCCGTCACCTTCGTGAACGCCGCGGCCCAGTCGATGACCGGCTTCGGCGCCAGCGAGCTGGTCGGCCGCTCCTTCGCCGCGCTGATCGGCGGCGACGCGGAGGAGGAAGGCCGGCGCGCCCTGACGCTGTCGTTGGCCGACGGCCTAGTCCGGCAGGTGACCGACGGACGCCTGCGCCGCCAGGGCGGCGAGGATTTCGTGGCGGAGCTGACCGTGTCCCCGATTCTCCAGAACGGGGCGATCACCGGGGCGGTGGTGGCCTTCCGCGACGTGACCGCCCGCCGCGGCGCGGAACAGGCGCTGGCCGAGAGCGAGCGGCGGCACCGCACGCTGGTCCAGTCCCTGTCCGAAGGGCTGGTCATGCGCTCGGGCGATGGCACGGTGATGGTCGCCAACGCCATGGCGGAACGGCTGATGGCCGGCCCGGCGGGCGTGCTGCTCGATCCCCTGGCCCGTCCCTTCGAAAGCCGCAAGCCGGGTGACCGGGCGGGCCGCGCGGGCCGACGGCGCTTCATCGGCGCCGACGGCGCCCGGCTGACCGGGCTCCCGCCCGCCGCCAAGGCGGTGGACAGCGGAAAGCCGGTGGTCGAGCAGATCGTCGGCATCGCCGAGGGCGACGAGGCGGCGGCCCCCACCCGCTGGCTGCGCGTCTCCAGCCATCCGGTGCCGGGTGCGGACGGACGGCCCGAGGCCGTGGTGTCCAGTGTCACCGACATCTCCGCCATCAAGTCGATGGAGCGCGACCTGAACGTGGCGTTGGACGCCAAGGAACGTTTCATGGCGGCGGCCAGCCACGACCTGCGCCAGCCGGCCCAGGCCCTGACCCTGCTGTCCGGGCTGCTGCTGAAGGAACCGATCCCCGAGGACGCGCGGCGCATCGCGACCCAGCTCCGCGACACGGTGGCCTCGCTCGGCGGGCTGCTCGACTGCCTGCTGGACATCTCCAAGCTGGAGGCCGGCCTCGTCACCCCCCACTCCGCACCGGTGGAGGTGGGGTCGATCATGGAGCGGCTGCACGGGGAGTTCCGGGCGGTCGCCGCCTCCTCCGGGCTGACGCTGCGCACCGTGCCGGTTCGGCTGGGCGCCTGCACCGACGGCGGGCTGCTGGAGCGGGTGCTGCGCAACCTGCTGACCAACGCCATCCGCTACACGAAGCAGGGCCGGGTGCTGTTCGGCGCGCGGCGGCGCGGCGGCGCCCTGCGGTTCGAGGTGTGGGACACCGGCATCGGCATTCCGGAAACCCAGCTCGACCGGATCTTCCAGGACTTCTACCAGATCGGAAACGTCGCCCGCGACCGGCGGGAGGGGCTGGGCATGGGGCTCAGCATCGCGCGGCGCCTCGTCCACATGCTGGGCGGCACCATCGAGGTGACCTCGACGCCGGGCAAGGGGTCCTGCTTCGCCGTTACCCTGCCGCAGGCGGCCATTCTCGACCAGCGGCACTGCGGCGACTCACCGGACGACGTCGCCTCGGGGAGCGGCGAGGCGGACGGCGATGCCTCCGTCCTGCTCGTCGAGGACGATGCGGTGATCCGCATGGCGCTGGCCCTGATGCTGGAGGGTTGGGGCTACCGCGTGACCGAGGCCGGCTCGGTGGCGGAAGCCCTGGAGCTGGTGGACGGCGCGCTGGCCCCCGACCTCGTGCTGACCGACTACCGCCTGCCGGACGGCGACACCGGGCTCATGCTGATGGACACGCTGCGCCGCCGCTTCGGTCCCGACCTGCCGGGGGTCCTGCTGACCGGCGACACCTCGTCCGACCGGCTGCGCGAGGCCGCCGGCGCGCAATGCGCCCTGCTGCACAAGCCCATCCAGCCGGACGACCTGCGCCGCACCGTGCGCGCCAGCCTGGAGCACCGCGACGTCGAGACGGAGGCGACGTAG
- the sppA gene encoding signal peptide peptidase SppA gives MLRFFVRLFALIGFLVVAAVVTGVVLAVRHEPSLPDTVVLELDLRDPLAEGSVDRLGSVLGHETTFQEVLDALERGRTDPRVKGVLARFGGDGASFAQVQELRAAVERFRASGRFAIAFAESYGDTGAGNRSYLLASAFDEVWMQPLGLLGLTGLSAQIPFARGALDKLDIQPQVLQREEYKSLADSVMRTDFTPAHREMMESLLGDLTNQIVDGVAVSRRLPPAAVKAAMDRAPLIDREAVDAKLVDRLGYADEAREEALRRAGAAPGADTMEAADYLGVAGPPNRSGPTIALIHATGTITGGDSGKPGLGEVTAGSETIVSAIEDAVDDPDVKAILFRIDSGGGSVTASETIRRALVKARQSGKPVIATMGGTAASGGYWIALAADRIVASPATVTGSIGVVAGKMSVAGLSERLGVHWGVLDTAPNAGLWSPFRPFGPAGEERLNAIIDSSYSTFLSRVAEARHLTPEQARDAAKGRVWTGAQAKNLGLIDELGGVSTALTLAKQAAKLGPDDAVTVTGYPRPKPLLREILDLASGKGDLVEAAAVLAGLRPALAELAPLVKAARSGAVEARMPPLGLER, from the coding sequence ATGCTGAGGTTCTTTGTCCGCCTGTTCGCCCTCATCGGCTTCCTCGTGGTGGCCGCCGTGGTCACCGGAGTCGTCCTGGCGGTCCGGCACGAGCCCTCCCTGCCCGACACCGTGGTGCTGGAGCTGGACCTCCGCGACCCGCTGGCGGAGGGCAGCGTCGACCGGCTGGGCAGCGTCCTCGGCCACGAGACGACCTTCCAGGAGGTGCTCGACGCGCTGGAGCGGGGGCGCACCGACCCGCGGGTGAAGGGCGTGCTCGCCCGCTTCGGCGGCGACGGCGCCAGCTTCGCCCAGGTGCAGGAGCTGCGGGCGGCGGTGGAGCGGTTCCGCGCGTCGGGCCGCTTCGCCATCGCCTTCGCCGAATCCTACGGCGACACCGGGGCGGGCAACCGCTCCTACCTGCTGGCCAGCGCCTTCGACGAGGTGTGGATGCAGCCACTGGGCCTGCTCGGCCTGACCGGCCTGTCCGCCCAGATCCCCTTCGCCCGCGGCGCGCTGGACAAGCTGGACATCCAGCCGCAGGTCCTCCAGCGCGAGGAGTACAAGAGCCTCGCCGACAGCGTCATGCGGACGGACTTCACGCCCGCCCACCGCGAGATGATGGAATCGCTGCTCGGCGACCTGACCAACCAGATCGTCGACGGGGTGGCGGTGAGCCGCCGCCTCCCTCCCGCCGCCGTCAAGGCGGCGATGGACCGCGCGCCCCTGATCGACCGCGAGGCGGTGGACGCCAAGCTGGTCGACCGGCTGGGCTACGCCGACGAGGCGCGGGAGGAGGCGCTGCGCCGCGCCGGCGCCGCGCCCGGCGCCGACACCATGGAAGCCGCGGACTATCTGGGCGTCGCCGGCCCGCCCAACCGCAGCGGCCCGACGATCGCCTTGATCCACGCCACCGGCACCATCACCGGCGGGGACAGCGGGAAGCCCGGCCTGGGCGAGGTCACCGCCGGCTCGGAGACGATCGTGTCGGCCATCGAGGACGCGGTGGACGATCCCGACGTCAAGGCGATCCTGTTTCGCATCGACAGCGGCGGCGGCAGCGTGACGGCGTCCGAAACGATCCGCCGCGCCCTGGTCAAGGCCCGCCAGTCGGGCAAGCCGGTGATCGCCACCATGGGCGGGACGGCGGCGTCCGGCGGCTATTGGATCGCGCTGGCCGCCGACCGCATCGTCGCCTCCCCCGCCACCGTGACCGGCTCCATCGGCGTGGTCGCCGGCAAGATGTCGGTGGCCGGCCTGTCGGAACGGCTGGGCGTGCATTGGGGCGTTCTCGACACCGCGCCCAACGCCGGCCTGTGGTCGCCCTTCCGCCCCTTCGGTCCCGCCGGGGAGGAACGGCTGAACGCCATCATCGACAGCAGCTATTCCACCTTCCTGTCCCGCGTGGCGGAGGCGCGGCATCTCACCCCCGAGCAGGCGCGGGACGCCGCCAAGGGCCGCGTGTGGACCGGCGCCCAGGCCAAGAACCTCGGGCTGATCGACGAGCTGGGCGGAGTCTCAACCGCGCTGACGCTCGCCAAGCAGGCGGCGAAGCTGGGGCCGGACGACGCGGTCACCGTGACCGGCTACCCCCGGCCGAAGCCGTTGCTCCGGGAAATCCTCGACCTCGCCTCGGGCAAGGGCGATCTGGTGGAGGCCGCGGCGGTGCTGGCCGGGTTGCGGCCGGCGCTGGCCGAACTCGCCCCGCTGGTCAAGGCGGCCCGCAGCGGTGCGGTGGAAGCGCGCATGCCGCCGCTGGGACTCGAGCGGTAG